In Conger conger chromosome 9, fConCon1.1, whole genome shotgun sequence, the genomic stretch GTGCATTGCTTAAACCTCAGGTTTAAACCTCTAGACCACAGTACTGCACTAAATCTGGAACAGCTATCCACATCTGTGAAATAAGGATTAAGTGTTCAAgttgtcgcctcacagcaagggcgtcctgggtttgaatcttgGTTGGCTGGGACTtctatgtggagtttgcatgttctccccgtgttcacgtgggtttcctccgggtactccggtttcctcccacagtccaaagacatgtaggttaggctgattggagagtctaaattgcctgtgggtatgagtgtgtgagtgaatggtgtgtgtgccctgcgatggactggagacctgtccagggttgtattcctgcctttcgcccaatgtatgctgggataggttccagcccccctgcaagcCTGTTCAGggtaagcgggttaagataatggttGGATGGAAAGATGCTCAAGTTGTAATGCAGCACTACGGTCTAGAGCAGtggtgggcaattccagtcctggagggccggtgtgtatgcaggtttttgtttccaccaattaccctggctaaatgagctcaTTGGCTGCatgcaccaacactggttcactcaaaGTAAAACCAGAGACACAAGCTGGTCTTTGGCTGCCATTCATGCacatcaagaaatgtactgtagctaaaatATCAGATGGCATGaaaggctaattatgtaattaaggccagaagttggtatgaaatccagaaatggatacgGCCCTCTTTGCCCAACTCTGGTCTCGAACAGGGTGcataactccagtcctggagggccgatctacgtgctggtttttgttctaaccttaattttagttttctgaccgcTTCATaaactatgctggttcactcctaaATCTTcaggatacacctgcagtctgtgattaGAGCTGGTGCTCATATAAATATCAGATTTAGACATGATTTCGCTCATTAAATAATTAGGATCAGAAGCTGCCCCGTGGTCtacagcagggatgggcaaggaggGCCATATCTGTTCCTAGATTTCAGATTTctgttcttaattatttaatgagcCTTAACATTTACATGAGCTGTCATTTCTAGCCACATTTTGTGATATAAACAGCTGCTGAcgaatgttcttgtcttgtagcattttattgtggtctaatttaagAGTAATGGAGCATGTGGCTAATTGGCTGATTGAGCCAgcaaaaatcctgcatacagagttgcccatccctggtcTAGAGGTTTAAACGGCACTAAActaagcacactgcaattgaccTGTGCTGTTAAtagtttctattttattttttaggatttattttgtgtatgcacttaataaaataataccaTTAACTTTGATGAAAGGATagattcaaatacattatttcaagTTCAGGGAAAAATGGGACTGCAAAAATATGCAATTGGATATTAAAAATGCTTCATGCCCTGCCCTAGTTTTTTCCAGAATGGGTTGGAGAAGCTTATAAATTAGGGAAAGATGGTTCTTATCTGGACCTATAGGTTGATGAAAACGTGTGGACAACTAACAAGTCAGATAAGCTATACAATAAGGATAATTGTAATTGTACTGAAACATTTACATGAATCGCTAAAACAAAAGCATATTCGTTTATAATTGACATAACCACTCAAGGTTACTGGCGCAGTTAAAGTTACTGAACTTGTTCAACTAGTCCGGGCGTATAGCCTTCCGTAACCGTTTCCTAGTTTCGGTAGTTTGGCTGAATTTGACCAATCGGATAGCAAACGATACTTGAACATCCAATCCCAACTTCGAACGTCCTTGATTTCACGAATCAAGTGGCAATATGCGATTGGTTGAAAGAAGATTTTTTAAAGCCAATGGGACCGTGGCAACTCAGACAATTTCAAGTTCAACACCCTACATTCAAAGGAATGTTTCGCAGTTGTTAAAAAAGTCAAGTGCAATTCAACACAACAACGACATCTGCAAGGTGTTTCGAGTTAAGAATCTAGAAAAGCTTCGATTCTGACCAGTATTGCTGGTTTGCACAACGGTGTCAGACCGAAAACAGCATTAGGATATAGCTGCAGCTCATTCTGCAGATAGATATACCTACAATACAATGAAAGGAAAGACTGCATTTCTGCTGCTTATGTTGCTGGGTTTAACACAGCTTATTGTAGTCACGCGATGCGAAGATGGTAAGTCATTATTCAACGCACAACTTAAACTCTGCTTTGCTTGCAGCGACCTATTATGTTCCTTTCGCCAAGAAAAATAATGTTAGCCGGGTTGGCTCATTTAGCTGAGCTAACGTTATCCGATGTCATTCTTTGTGGCACGTTGGTATTTCACATGCTCGATCAATGAAGAAATCGTGCGATTTGCTGAAATAACGTTAGCAGGTATACATCGTTATTTTGTACGTAGCCTTTATGCAATGGGGCATTGATAAATAAAAATCCCGTGTAAGTGCAAGCCAGCTAACCATCTCGCTTGGGTTACAGAAAATATAAGATTTGATTACATGCATCTGGCTAAAGGACCCTTTAAAACGTGTATCTGCAATCAAATAAGTACACAGCATTGCGACGGTGGCTGtccaacatttatttattttgtcggtTTCTGTGTGGTTTTGCTTGAGCATACCCATAATATTGGTCATATTCCTTCTAGATGTAGTAGATCAGACTGACAGTGACGATGAGAGTGACGACGACgacgaggaggaggatgatgacGACGAAGGCGACGGAACAGAAGTCAAAGACGAAAATGGGGTGTTGATCCTTACAGACAAAAACTTTGACACCTTTATTGAAGATAAGGATACGGTCTTGGTGGAGTTCTATGCACCATGGTGAGATCCAGAGTTGATGTACTGCCGCTAATTTTCCTCATAACTCTTAAGAAAAGCAACAATATGTTTTCCCCCCCAAataccacccctccccccaatgaACTAACACTAACCTACACCAAAATGTCACTCTACCTTCTCTAGGTGTGGTCATTGTAAACAGTTTGCACCTGAATATGAGAAAATTGCCCAAGCACTTAAAGAAAACGACCCACCAATTCCAGTGGCAAAGGTTGATGCTGCTAAAGAAAGTTCTCTTGGGAGCAGATTTGAGGTCAGTGGGTATCCCACCATCAAAATCCTGAAGAAAGGGGAACCAGTGGATTACGATGGTCCCCGCTCTGAGCAAGGTATTTTTCAGGATTTAAAGGAAATCTTTCTcgggacaaataaataaataaatatactagGTATTAAATCAGTTTGTTTCCCACATCAATCAAATGTTCTCGTATGTAGCTGTAACTGGATGTTTGTTTTGTAGCGATTGTGTCCCAGGTGAAGGAGGTGGCTCAGCCAGACTGGAAGCCTCCACCAGAGGCCACCATGGTGTTGACGAAGGACAACTTTGATGAAGTGGTCAATAACGCTGACATTATACTCGTAGAGTTTTACGCACCTTGGTAAGATGTCTCATTTGCTGTTGCATTTTAGGCAGTTTTATGACTAAAGTACTTGGGGTGTCCTAGTCAGAGGAACAGTGGAGCTGACGGGTACTCATTTTAAGGGGGCTCACAGAGACTTACTCAGGGTCCACAATTCTATACTACATCCCTCTTGGTGGTCACTGTTCACTGGAAGTTGCGTTAACTTGTTTGTTGTCGTTCCAGGTGTGGTCACTGCAAGAAACTTGCTCCAGAATACGAGAAGGCTGCAAAAGAGCTGAGTAAACGCACGCCTGCCATTCCCCTGGCAAAGGTGGACGCTACAGTGGAAAACGAGATTGCGTCCAGATTTGAGGTTTCTGGTTACCCGACTCTAAAGATCTTCCGGAAGGGAAAACCTTATGAGTATAATGGACCGCGAGAGCAGCATGGTACGTCTTCAATCGGTGATCTTTCAGCAATAACGTGTTTTTACGTTTAGCTGTTGTTTACAGGAGACCGAGACATTTTCAGTAattagtttttttcttctccagTCAAAAATGCCATAAATCCAGAGAAAGTGTAACAGGACATGGTATCAAATGTTTCTCATTGCCTCATAAGAAACCACCATTGCTTATTGGCTTGTTACATAGTTTTAAATTAGTCATAATCCAGACGTATattctgaataataaataaataaaaatggcaggAACAAGTATTGGTATTTTTGACTGAACAAGTTGGATTGATTTTTACTCTGTAAATGCAGGACTCAAAGTCTAAGAGACTGTATTCCACTAAGGACAAACCGGCACACAATAAATCTTGTAGCTCCAGTTAAAAGCCCTTCTGTGTTGCACTTCCAGCGAGCATGTGCAAGGGGAAACATTGAGCCGGTTGcctctgtaaatgtaaatggtaaatggttggcatttatatagcgcctttatccaaagcgctgtacaattgatgcttctcattcacccattcatacacacactcacacaccaacggcgattggctgccatgcaatgcaaGGCGCccgccagctcgtcaggagaattttgGGGGtcgggtgtcttgctcagggacactccgacacagcccgggcggggatcgaactggcaaccctccgactgccagacgactgctcttactgcctgagccaaacGTGACCCTTTGTCCTTCACTCTCCAGGCATCGTCGACCATATGAGCGAGCAGGCGGGTCCTCCGTCTAAGCTAGTCCAAACACTGAAACAGGCCCAGGAATTTGTCAAAGATGGAGATGATGTCGTCATCTTTGGGATCTTCTCCAGTGACCAGGAGGCCGCATATGACGTCTATCAGGAGGCTTGTAAGCACCTATAAACCGTTCTGATCTAGGGACCACCGGCCAGGCTAAAAGGAATCAAAGCACCCCCCACTCTTAAGTTTAAAGGGGTTCTATTTAAAgagtgtttaaaaataaataaataaatctatttctataggcctgtagcctagtgtctaaggtacatgactgggacccaggaggttggtggttcaagccctggtgtagccaagataagatctgcatagctTGTTAGGCCCTTAACTCCGCGTTGCTCCAGgggcattgtcccctgcttagtctaatcaaccaagTCACTTTGGAGTTTGGACCTTCTGATGAAAACTGACCATATGCATACATTTCAATTGAATCCTTAGAGACTGAAATTGAGACTGAGTGCACATACAGGGATTTGGCTCAATTGATATGCGTTTGCTTCCCAGGCAATGGCTTAAGGGAGGATTTCAACTTCCGGCATACCTTCAACACTGACGTGGCTCAATTCCTCAAAGCTTCCCCTGGACAAGTGGTCATGATGCACCCAGAGAAATTCCAGTCTAAATATGAGGCAAACTTGTATTCATTAACAATTAAAGTAAGTTCATTTTCATACGTGGatgcaaattaatttcaagTATGAGAAATGATGAAGCTGGAAGAACCaatttaattcaaaatgcagtgcattttatatattgtataatgTTGACGATCAATCCAGTGTgtttcactaattatttctgtttcaaCAGGATTCCACTTCTCCTTCTGAGGTGCAGGAGTTCTTTGCCAAACATGCCATTCCTTTAGTCGGACACAGAAAGCAGAGCAATGATGCGAAAAGATACAAGAgtcgccccctggtggtggtgtACTATGGAGTTGACTTCAGCTTTGACTACCGAGTCGGTATGTGTTCTCTTAAACACTTCATTCTTCAGACCACATTTATTAGTACAGCATTGATTATTAAATGCACTGTTCTCCATGTAATATTTGAAAAGATTTTGTTGAAATACTTTCACATAATGCGTGTTTCACTTTAGCAACCCAGTTTTGGAGGAGCAAGGTTTTGGAGGTGGCTAAGGATTTCCCAGAATACACATTTGCAATAGCCGATGAGGAAGACTACAGTGATGAGCTGAAGAGCCTGGGTCTGAGTGACAGCGGAGAAGAGGTGAACGTTGGGATTTTCGGAGAAGGAGGCAAGAAGTTTGCCATGGAGCCGGAAGAATGCGACTCCGATGTGCTGAGGGAATTTGTCATGGCCTTCAAAAAAGGTGAGGTGGACcaattaaggggggggggggtagcgaATGAGCTGTGTATCGTTTTGGTGGTGTACTGTGATTTAATTCAAGTATACCTAAGTCagtattcttcttttttttttttttttgtccatatCTGAAATGAACAAAAGTGGTGGAAAGGAGAATCAAGGATTTAGTTTGGTATTGTAAACatgcatttaccattttctctttttaaaaataattttgccaggTGTGAAAATCATCTTCAAGTTTCCCTGTCAACTTTTTGTAAAAAGCATGGGTTGAAAGACTGAATTTTGATTTGTCTCTCTCATACAGGCAAACTGAAACCAGTCCTTAAATCCCAGCCAGCCCCAAAGAGTAACAAAGGACCAGTGAAGGTGGTGGTCGGCAAGACTTTTGACGATGTGGTCATGAATCCAAAGAAGGATGTCCTCATCGAGTTCTACGCACCATGGTGTGGCCATTGTAAAAAGATGGAGCCTGACTACCTGGCCCTTGGGAAGAAGTACAAGCACGAGAAGAACTTGGTAATTGCCAAGATGGATGCTACAGCTAATGATGTTCCCCACGACAGCTATAAAGTAGAGGGATTTCCCACCATCTACCTGGCCCTCAGTAAGAACAAGCAGAATCCAATCAAATTTGAAGGTGGAAACAGAGACTTGGAGGGGTTAAGTGAATTCTTGGAAAAGCATGCATCGAATTTGTCCCCGAAAGATGAACTTTAATATCTTCATAATTAACTGAggactttaaaataaaatgtgaagacGCAGCATTCCGTGGGAGTTTCCTTGAGGCATTTGCCTCAATGTAGACCAGGAGGTATTCCATAAAACAGGGTGTTACTGACGTTTTTAGTCCAACTTGTGTTGACAATTTATGTGTCCCAAAATCATGAGATTAAAAATCTTGCACTGTTAAACAGCAGATTATATTTTGttaaatctttttaaataaaagattgTAAAATGATTCCAAGTTGGTGACTGGTGGATGCAATGTTCACCGAGGCATTTGTTTGAACTCCTTTGGGTCCTCGTGTCTGGCTGGCTTAGTATTTAACACGGATTGAAATAATGTTAAAACGAATGAAGCAAATGCCATTGTGATAATTTTACTTTATGTAGGCATCTAACATTtagatttcttttcttttttaactctGCGTCTTCCATTCCAGTTTCATTAACGAAGttattttattagaaaaatgTGTCCTTGCACTTTAAAAGGGGGTGGGTTTAAATAAACCCGTTGATCGGAGACATGGCTGCAAGCCAGCGATCGTTAACGACAGGCAACAACATGGCTAATACCTACAGCTAATACCCACCCTTCGAGCAACAAGACACAGAAAGCAATCCATTACAATTGTAAAACCGtatagctacctagctagctaaccggTTACTTCTGTAAGCATGCTGGTAAGCTTAGTATAGTGGCTACATTCTAGCATCGactgtaatttaaatgtattgctaTATGCTAGCTATATCAGTTCAAACCATAACGACTGTGGCAACAATCCAAAAGCTATAGTGTGTGTCgttttaaaaactaaaataacgTTACGTTCAAAAATACAAGAACAAAGAGAACTTCACCACATGTCCCCATTCCTGGGCCCCCATTGTAGAAATGTCTACGATTGGCCAGCTCTATTGTAGCGTCCAAGCAATATCGGCCTATAACATTGCTCATATTAAAGGTAGGCCCCTACGATTGGACAATGTGTTTGGCGCTCGTCGAGTCTGTCGTTTCTCCGAAGTGAGAGGCGGATATTATTGGGGAGAAAGAAGGAATTGAGTTGCCCAAGCGAGCAGGAGCGACAGAAATATAAATGCTGCATGGTATATGACTAACAACTGCAAGTTTAATGTCTGACGTTTAGATATTTCTGAGTTTGTACAAGCCTTTATTAAAACAACCAAGGTATACAACCAAGTGCCCCTTTGTAAGAGCCGAGTTTGCCGGTATTCGCAGTCGCCGGGAGGTGGGTGCACAGTCCCCTTCTCATTAATCCCGTGCTGTGCAAGGTTCGTTGAATGATTCTCTCGTATCAGTGGATGTGAACTGGACAATCGCGTTAACAGGTACGTT encodes the following:
- the LOC133136962 gene encoding protein disulfide-isomerase A4-like is translated as MKGKTAFLLLMLLGLTQLIVVTRCEDDVVDQTDSDDESDDDDEEEDDDDEGDGTEVKDENGVLILTDKNFDTFIEDKDTVLVEFYAPWCGHCKQFAPEYEKIAQALKENDPPIPVAKVDAAKESSLGSRFEVSGYPTIKILKKGEPVDYDGPRSEQAIVSQVKEVAQPDWKPPPEATMVLTKDNFDEVVNNADIILVEFYAPWCGHCKKLAPEYEKAAKELSKRTPAIPLAKVDATVENEIASRFEVSGYPTLKIFRKGKPYEYNGPREQHGIVDHMSEQAGPPSKLVQTLKQAQEFVKDGDDVVIFGIFSSDQEAAYDVYQEACNGLREDFNFRHTFNTDVAQFLKASPGQVVMMHPEKFQSKYEANLYSLTIKDSTSPSEVQEFFAKHAIPLVGHRKQSNDAKRYKSRPLVVVYYGVDFSFDYRVATQFWRSKVLEVAKDFPEYTFAIADEEDYSDELKSLGLSDSGEEVNVGIFGEGGKKFAMEPEECDSDVLREFVMAFKKGKLKPVLKSQPAPKSNKGPVKVVVGKTFDDVVMNPKKDVLIEFYAPWCGHCKKMEPDYLALGKKYKHEKNLVIAKMDATANDVPHDSYKVEGFPTIYLALSKNKQNPIKFEGGNRDLEGLSEFLEKHASNLSPKDEL